The following proteins are co-located in the Cytophagia bacterium CHB2 genome:
- a CDS encoding 1-acyl-sn-glycerol-3-phosphate acyltransferase produces MKRAIFRFSQFLVRVYFTLLFRIEVRGQANVPRTGKILLAANHISGYDPPLIGCLIPREVYFMAKKELFRNPLLGNLLRFYNSIPTDRSGTSLSTIKRVEELLARGHAVLLFPEGTRVKSGSLGRLKAGVGMLAARNRVNVVPVHIDGLYHKRGFSLRRPRVKVVFGGVVDVSPFLENAADEKESYLAIAGAVNAGIVELQEVQAPAKMPGRINNP; encoded by the coding sequence GTGAAACGCGCGATTTTTCGATTTTCACAATTTCTCGTTCGTGTCTATTTCACCTTGCTCTTTCGCATCGAGGTGCGCGGTCAGGCGAACGTCCCGCGCACGGGCAAAATTTTGCTTGCCGCCAATCATATTTCGGGCTATGATCCGCCCTTGATCGGCTGTCTCATTCCGCGCGAGGTTTATTTCATGGCGAAAAAGGAGTTGTTTCGCAATCCGCTGTTGGGCAATTTGTTGCGCTTTTACAACTCCATTCCCACAGATCGCTCCGGAACGAGCCTGTCAACCATCAAACGCGTGGAAGAGCTGTTGGCCAGAGGCCATGCCGTGCTGCTGTTTCCCGAAGGCACGCGCGTCAAGTCCGGCAGCCTGGGCAGGCTCAAGGCCGGCGTTGGTATGCTGGCGGCGCGCAACCGCGTGAATGTTGTACCGGTTCACATTGACGGGCTGTATCACAAACGCGGTTTCAGCTTGCGGCGGCCGCGCGTCAAAGTCGTGTTCGGCGGCGTCGTGGACGTGTCGCCTTTTTTAGAAAATGCCGCCGATGAAAAGGAAAGCTATCTCGCGATTGCGGGCGCTGTCAATGCCGGCATTGTAGAATTGCAAGAAGTTCAGGCTCCGGCAAAAATGCCGGGGCGAATAAATAACCCTTAA